Proteins from a genomic interval of Paenibacillus sp. RC334:
- a CDS encoding LuxR C-terminal-related transcriptional regulator produces the protein MSAQYTQFSQLKDARQQIIRLGEKAPSSQAYKHTLIDRLRTQVPFDAACCTSIDPHSLLSTGAFTESGVDGIHYKLLEYEYLRNDVMKYDQLVREGQSIATLNGATGGHPNRSARYRDVLQPAGFGDELRVPLMYKGTCWGFLTLFRVHTEPVFSEEEQQLLEALAPSIAYHLRQASVGLSPDSAIIMENDMEPGVLVLSGKLEPISSNPTADQWLKLLRQQEGIDENSLPAPVRAVCFRALSTALPGAFTTSASPAKLCIPAADAETPWVTLRATLLQSGQSKDEKQLAVWFEPAKASEMLPLMAEMFAWSERERQLVRLIVQGFSTRELASALHISAYTVQDHLKAIFLKTGVSSRRELVWKVYSRFN, from the coding sequence ATGAGCGCACAATATACACAATTTTCACAGCTAAAAGATGCTCGACAGCAAATCATTCGACTGGGAGAAAAAGCCCCTTCATCGCAAGCTTACAAACATACGCTAATCGACCGCTTACGTACTCAGGTTCCGTTCGATGCGGCGTGTTGTACATCAATAGATCCGCATTCGCTGCTTTCCACAGGGGCATTCACCGAATCAGGCGTGGATGGCATTCATTACAAGCTGTTAGAGTACGAATATCTGCGCAATGATGTGATGAAATACGACCAGTTGGTGCGGGAGGGGCAATCCATAGCGACTCTAAACGGAGCTACAGGAGGTCATCCGAATCGGAGCGCACGTTACAGGGATGTTTTGCAGCCTGCCGGATTCGGGGATGAATTACGTGTTCCGTTAATGTACAAAGGAACCTGCTGGGGATTTCTCACGTTGTTTCGCGTTCATACGGAGCCGGTATTTAGTGAGGAAGAGCAGCAGCTTCTTGAAGCCTTAGCACCGTCTATAGCCTACCATTTGCGTCAGGCCAGTGTGGGCTTATCTCCAGACTCCGCTATAATTATGGAAAATGATATGGAGCCAGGGGTTCTGGTGCTTTCTGGCAAGCTGGAGCCGATTTCCTCCAATCCAACGGCAGACCAGTGGCTTAAGTTGCTTCGGCAGCAGGAAGGCATCGACGAAAATAGCCTTCCCGCGCCCGTTCGGGCGGTATGCTTTCGCGCACTATCCACAGCCCTTCCGGGAGCTTTCACTACTTCCGCTTCACCAGCCAAACTATGTATACCCGCCGCAGACGCAGAAACCCCGTGGGTAACACTCAGGGCCACCCTTCTTCAAAGCGGGCAAAGTAAAGATGAAAAACAGCTTGCCGTATGGTTTGAGCCTGCTAAAGCATCTGAAATGCTGCCGCTCATGGCCGAGATGTTTGCATGGTCCGAGCGGGAAAGACAGCTTGTCCGGCTCATTGTTCAAGGCTTTTCGACCCGAGAGCTGGCAAGCGCACTTCATATTTCAGCCTACACGGTGCAAGATCATCTGAAAGCGATTTTCTTGAAAACAGGTGTAAGCAGCCGCCGTGAGCTGGTATGGAAGGTATACTCCAGATTCAACTAA